In Geobacillus kaustophilus, a genomic segment contains:
- a CDS encoding carbohydrate ABC transporter permease: protein MKEKKILDSKPRSPLRQIAMGILYFILVVVALLQLYPLVWLFLLSLKTNQEVFGMSPFALPKSPRWENYINAWFDGGINQYFFNSVWYTIVAVVLTLILASFVTFALTRMEWKFKGVVLALFMIAYMIPLHSTLIPLFNIYNKMNLIDNPISIILSYTTFNLPITIMILLGFYQSLPREIEEAAVMDGCSVHRIFFRITLPMTAPVLATTAIINMIYNWNEFVFVNTFISSEKWKTITVGVNNFVGQYLTDWGAIGATLVISILPILIVYLFLSDRIIEGLVAGSVKG from the coding sequence ATGAAAGAAAAGAAAATCTTAGATTCCAAGCCTCGTTCTCCTTTACGACAAATCGCAATGGGAATTCTTTACTTTATCTTGGTTGTCGTAGCGCTTCTTCAATTATATCCGTTAGTATGGTTATTCTTATTGTCGTTGAAGACGAATCAAGAAGTATTTGGAATGTCTCCGTTCGCCTTGCCGAAATCTCCACGATGGGAAAATTATATAAATGCTTGGTTTGATGGAGGGATCAACCAATACTTTTTCAATAGTGTCTGGTATACGATCGTCGCTGTTGTATTGACTTTGATTTTAGCCAGTTTTGTCACGTTCGCCTTGACAAGAATGGAGTGGAAATTCAAAGGTGTTGTATTGGCTTTGTTTATGATCGCTTACATGATCCCGCTTCATTCGACGCTCATTCCGTTGTTTAATATTTATAATAAAATGAACTTAATTGATAACCCCATCTCGATTATTCTTTCATATACGACCTTTAACTTGCCGATTACGATTATGATTTTGCTAGGATTTTATCAGTCGTTGCCGCGGGAAATCGAAGAAGCGGCGGTAATGGACGGGTGCTCTGTCCATCGCATTTTTTTCCGCATCACATTGCCGATGACAGCACCTGTTCTTGCGACTACAGCCATTATTAACATGATTTACAATTGGAATGAGTTTGTGTTTGTCAACACGTTCATTAGTTCGGAAAAATGGAAAACGATCACAGTCGGAGTCAATAATTTTGTCGGCCAATATCTCACCGACTGGGGGGCGATCGGCGCGACTTTGGTGATCAGCATTTTGCCGATTTTGATTGTGTACTTATTCTTGAGCGACCGAATTATTGAAGGACTGGTTGCTGGTTCGGTAAAAGGATGA
- a CDS encoding carbohydrate ABC transporter permease produces the protein MKNVMSNKTAIILYVLPSLLLVLFLIYIPIALTGYYGLMDWSGVGQMKFIGLENYKKLIHDKLFWESTWHSVLLALFSVLSLIGYLIVSLILASKIKGGNLFRKIYIIPMLMSSVAIAQLWIKIFDPMNGLINSLLSMFGIKETPLWLADPDMALYSVFIPIVWQYAGFYIIIMYAALINVPQELIEAARIDGANAFQIAYKIKVPLISGVLKVLVILAVVGSLKYFDLIYVMTGGGPGHATEVIASYMYKEAFGKFNFGYGSAIGFGLLILSMGATWMIQKMLRVNQE, from the coding sequence ATGAAAAACGTTATGTCCAATAAAACAGCCATCATTCTTTATGTCCTGCCGTCGCTTCTCCTTGTCTTGTTTTTAATTTATATCCCGATTGCGCTGACGGGATATTATGGATTGATGGATTGGAGCGGGGTAGGCCAGATGAAGTTCATCGGCTTGGAGAATTATAAAAAGCTTATTCATGACAAGCTGTTTTGGGAGAGCACCTGGCACTCCGTCTTGTTGGCGTTGTTTTCCGTTCTCAGTTTGATCGGCTATTTAATCGTTTCTTTAATATTAGCGAGCAAAATTAAGGGAGGGAATTTGTTTAGAAAAATTTACATTATTCCCATGCTTATGTCGTCTGTCGCCATCGCTCAACTTTGGATTAAGATTTTTGATCCGATGAATGGGCTGATTAACAGTTTATTGTCTATGTTTGGGATAAAAGAGACTCCACTTTGGTTGGCGGATCCGGATATGGCGCTATATTCGGTTTTCATCCCGATCGTTTGGCAGTATGCGGGGTTTTACATCATTATTATGTATGCGGCTTTGATCAATGTACCTCAAGAATTGATTGAAGCTGCAAGAATCGATGGTGCCAATGCCTTTCAAATTGCCTACAAAATTAAGGTGCCCCTTATTTCTGGGGTGTTAAAAGTATTGGTGATTCTAGCCGTTGTCGGGTCTTTGAAATATTTTGATTTGATTTACGTCATGACCGGAGGCGGCCCGGGGCATGCCACGGAAGTGATTGCTTCTTATATGTATAAAGAAGCGTTTGGGAAATTCAACTTCGGGTATGGAAGTGCGATTGGTTTTGGGTTGCTCATCCTTAGCATGGGAGCGACCTGGATGATTCAAAAAATGTTGAGAGTCAATCAAGAATAA
- a CDS encoding extracellular solute-binding protein, with translation MKKKAFTWLVLLMLMAGIVLSGCSSSSSDSASEGKSGDGKIHLKFMHDWPKGSSTAYYNLVEEIIKDYEAKHPNVQIDVEVLNPDQYRDKLKVLAASNELPDVGLTWSNGFAEPYATGGQFAPLNDIIEKEFKDQFVPGTVEAYTFNGKSYALPMEMNITYIFYNKEIFKKYGLQEPKTFEDLKNIGKTLIKHGVIPATVGSKDGWPASMWFMYLADRIGGPTILTDVIQGKVKMSDPAIVKAAKEVQNLVDMGFFVKGNTAFSNDDAKGYFLNEKAAMFLTATWELPNFTTSPDVPQEFKEKVGYFKFPLYEGGKGTDINSYVGGPGLGAFVAENSKHKEQAKDFAAYLVKEWGKRSVEGAGILPATKVNTEGLNVPKMYLDVLHDINNATNITTWFDTQASPNVSELHHDLMTALFGKQITPEEFAKQHDDALAEEANK, from the coding sequence ATGAAAAAGAAAGCGTTCACATGGTTGGTTTTGCTAATGTTGATGGCGGGGATTGTGCTGTCTGGTTGTTCTTCTTCGTCGAGCGATTCTGCGAGCGAGGGGAAATCCGGAGACGGGAAAATTCATTTGAAGTTTATGCACGACTGGCCAAAAGGCAGTTCAACCGCTTACTACAATCTTGTAGAGGAGATTATTAAAGACTATGAAGCGAAGCATCCGAATGTTCAGATTGATGTAGAGGTATTAAATCCGGATCAATATCGGGATAAATTAAAAGTGTTGGCCGCTTCGAATGAATTGCCTGACGTAGGGTTGACGTGGTCGAACGGTTTTGCCGAACCATACGCCACTGGAGGACAATTTGCGCCGCTAAATGATATTATCGAAAAAGAATTTAAAGACCAGTTTGTACCTGGAACGGTAGAAGCGTATACCTTTAACGGCAAATCGTATGCGCTTCCAATGGAGATGAACATCACGTATATTTTCTACAACAAAGAGATTTTCAAAAAATATGGTCTTCAGGAACCGAAAACCTTTGAAGATTTGAAAAACATTGGGAAAACGTTGATCAAGCATGGGGTGATTCCAGCCACAGTCGGTTCAAAAGACGGATGGCCGGCATCGATGTGGTTTATGTACCTCGCTGACCGGATTGGCGGCCCGACGATTTTGACCGATGTCATTCAAGGAAAAGTGAAAATGTCTGACCCAGCTATTGTCAAAGCGGCAAAAGAAGTTCAAAATCTTGTGGATATGGGGTTCTTTGTCAAAGGGAACACTGCCTTCTCGAATGATGATGCTAAAGGTTATTTCCTAAACGAAAAGGCAGCCATGTTCTTAACGGCCACATGGGAGTTGCCGAACTTTACAACCAGCCCGGATGTGCCGCAAGAGTTTAAAGAGAAGGTTGGTTACTTTAAATTCCCACTGTATGAAGGCGGCAAAGGAACGGACATCAACAGTTATGTTGGCGGTCCTGGGTTAGGCGCGTTTGTCGCGGAAAATTCAAAGCATAAAGAACAAGCGAAAGACTTCGCGGCGTACCTTGTCAAAGAATGGGGCAAACGGTCAGTGGAAGGTGCAGGCATTTTACCAGCTACAAAGGTGAATACAGAAGGGTTGAACGTACCGAAGATGTACCTGGATGTCTTGCATGACATCAATAACGCGACAAACATTACGACTTGGTTTGACACCCAAGCAAGCCCGAATGTTTCTGAGCTGCACCATGACTTAATGACGGCCCTGTTTGGCAAACAAATCACGCCAGAAGAATTTGCGAAACAACATGATGACGCGTTGGCGGAGGAAGCCAACAAATAA
- a CDS encoding response regulator transcription factor → MYEKTILVVDDEPRAREGMKRLLEKWASGKHRIITAANGQEALDILRQERVHVLLTDIRMPEITGLDVLEEMREKDDSPAVILISAYPDFDYAQKAISLGVLNYLLKPVKKSELFEAVEKAIHVSEQKERERVMKQLIDDKLIDALDRHPQTREPIREAIQFIDRHLKDDISLKEVAEHVHLNPSYFSTLFKEQMKLTFSEYLTRRRMQRAKELLMTTDMAVSEIAEECGYKTAKYFIHLFKEMEGKTPSSYRKSQKEK, encoded by the coding sequence ATGTATGAGAAGACCATTTTGGTTGTGGATGATGAGCCGAGGGCGAGGGAAGGGATGAAGCGGTTGTTGGAAAAATGGGCCTCCGGCAAACACCGAATCATAACGGCTGCCAACGGCCAAGAAGCGCTTGACATTTTGCGGCAAGAGCGGGTGCACGTGTTATTGACAGATATTCGGATGCCGGAAATTACCGGGCTTGATGTGTTAGAGGAAATGAGAGAAAAAGACGATTCTCCGGCAGTGATCCTCATTTCTGCTTACCCTGATTTCGATTATGCGCAAAAAGCCATCAGCCTTGGTGTATTAAACTATTTGTTGAAGCCGGTGAAAAAAAGCGAATTATTCGAAGCGGTAGAAAAAGCGATCCACGTTTCCGAGCAAAAGGAAAGGGAACGAGTGATGAAACAATTGATTGACGATAAACTCATCGATGCCCTTGACCGTCACCCCCAAACTCGTGAACCGATTCGCGAGGCCATCCAGTTTATTGATCGGCATCTAAAAGATGATATATCACTAAAAGAAGTGGCGGAGCACGTCCATTTGAATCCAAGCTATTTTAGCACGCTGTTTAAAGAACAAATGAAACTCACATTCAGCGAATATCTCACAAGAAGAAGAATGCAGCGAGCTAAAGAACTGTTGATGACGACTGATATGGCTGTATCAGAGATTGCGGAAGAGTGCGGTTACAAAACAGCGAAATATTTTATTCATTTGTTTAAGGAAATGGAGGGAAAGACTCCGAGCAGCTATCGAAAAAGTCAAAAAGAAAAGTAA
- a CDS encoding sensor histidine kinase — protein MLSYLKKWNTLRNQILVVFLFVMVIVLSLVSMITLKQVSLLIRNNAENQIKQTAIEASGRIDSLFEQLNTATKFVMTNQEVQRLFERIHGGEKVTFPELQRLKSVVNNIQANSEGIYSVELYTEDLKQVFPLDSSMKMFQRLNVKWIYEADRAKGRLVWIGEDPRNPQFYLAIRRITLMERHFANGGYLLVRIYKPYFAITEVNTGQYVLVSDPEGKVIFSNNSSLTDVSSLNQRSATVINQTEYMVTKQSSNKGFTVFILTPVSALTKGVNSIRFGIIFAGIIGMLVYFLCSLLLSTIITRPIVQLTKTMRLANERLLTVDPKMVTVNEIRELNSTYNQLVRETNHLIKMVYQKEIVRSQSELKALQAQINPHFLYNTLESLRWSLEEKGEEELADVVVSMSELFRYTISRNVNDDWVTLKEEFRHIENYMDIIKFRFGDRIKWHLSLPEEWENVKIPKLLIQPLVENAVVHGSENRTAPCTITVAVKPVSDRHLEIMVEDDGVGMDEERLEAVKQAMHTGEAKGKGMALYNVKKRLQLYYKKETSDGITIESRKNKGTKVTLRIPVNGGER, from the coding sequence ATGCTTAGCTACCTAAAAAAATGGAACACGTTGCGAAATCAGATATTGGTCGTATTCCTATTTGTCATGGTGATTGTGCTGTCTCTCGTCAGCATGATCACGCTCAAGCAAGTGTCCCTGTTGATTCGGAACAACGCTGAAAACCAAATCAAGCAGACAGCTATTGAAGCGAGCGGTCGGATTGATTCATTGTTTGAACAGTTGAATACAGCGACAAAGTTTGTGATGACCAATCAAGAAGTTCAACGATTATTTGAACGAATCCATGGGGGAGAGAAAGTGACGTTTCCAGAATTGCAAAGGTTAAAAAGTGTGGTTAATAATATCCAAGCCAACTCTGAGGGCATTTACTCTGTCGAGCTCTATACAGAAGATTTAAAGCAAGTGTTTCCCCTAGACAGTTCTATGAAGATGTTTCAACGTCTCAACGTGAAATGGATTTATGAAGCGGATCGCGCGAAAGGCAGACTTGTATGGATCGGAGAAGATCCGCGAAACCCGCAATTTTATTTAGCGATACGGCGCATTACGTTGATGGAGCGTCATTTTGCCAACGGGGGATACTTGCTTGTGCGAATTTACAAGCCGTATTTCGCGATTACTGAGGTGAACACGGGGCAATACGTATTGGTTTCCGATCCGGAAGGAAAGGTTATTTTTTCAAATAATTCCAGCTTAACTGATGTATCTTCATTAAATCAACGGTCAGCAACGGTAATAAATCAAACCGAATACATGGTAACAAAGCAGTCTTCCAACAAAGGGTTCACCGTTTTCATATTAACGCCTGTCAGTGCCCTGACCAAGGGAGTGAACAGCATTCGGTTTGGGATCATTTTCGCTGGCATTATCGGGATGCTTGTTTACTTTTTATGTTCGCTGCTTCTCTCGACCATCATTACACGGCCGATTGTTCAATTAACGAAAACGATGCGGCTGGCGAATGAGCGGTTATTAACAGTTGATCCGAAGATGGTTACGGTCAATGAGATCAGGGAGCTGAATAGCACCTATAACCAATTGGTGAGAGAAACGAATCATTTGATCAAAATGGTGTATCAAAAAGAGATTGTTCGCAGCCAAAGTGAATTGAAAGCGCTTCAAGCGCAAATCAACCCTCATTTCTTGTACAACACGTTGGAGTCGCTGCGGTGGTCGTTAGAAGAGAAAGGGGAAGAAGAGTTGGCAGATGTCGTTGTGTCCATGTCAGAGCTGTTTCGCTACACCATCAGCCGAAATGTGAACGATGATTGGGTTACATTGAAAGAGGAATTTCGCCATATCGAAAATTATATGGACATTATCAAATTTCGGTTTGGCGATCGCATCAAGTGGCATTTGTCGCTGCCTGAGGAATGGGAAAATGTCAAAATCCCAAAACTGTTGATTCAACCGTTAGTCGAAAACGCGGTCGTGCATGGTTCGGAAAACCGGACAGCCCCTTGTACCATTACCGTGGCTGTCAAACCGGTTTCGGATCGTCATCTTGAGATCATGGTGGAAGATGATGGAGTTGGAATGGATGAAGAAAGGCTCGAGGCGGTGAAACAGGCTATGCATACAGGAGAAGCGAAAGGAAAAGGAATGGCATTGTATAATGTGAAAAAACGTCTCCAACTTTATTACAAGAAAGAAACGAGCGATGGCATAACAATTGAGAGCCGTAAAAACAAAGGTACAAAGGTCACGCTTCGAATTCCTGTTAACGGAGGTGAAAGATAA
- a CDS encoding glycoside hydrolase family 127 protein — MIGGIKVEKATIRANVKDRFWKRYIDVVRNEVVPYQWEALNDRIPGAEPSHAIENFRIAAGESDGEFYGMVFQDSDVAKWLEAVAYLLEEKRDSELEALADDVIELLGRAQQPDGYLNTYYTVKEPGKRWTNLRDNHELYCAGHLIEAAVAYFQATGKRRFLDIMCKYADYIGTVFGRGEGQIPGYDGHQEIELALLKLYEATGNENYLKLSQYFIDQRGQQPHYFDQEKEARGETKPFWYDGGYRYHQAHIPVREQKQAVGHAVRALYMYTAMAGLAAKTGDESLKQACQTLWENVTKRQMYITGGVGSSAFGESFTFDFDLPNDTVYAETCASIALVFWARRMLELEMDGKYADVMERALYNGTISGMDLDGKRFFYVNSLEVWPKACERHDKRHVKPVRQKWFSCACCPPNLARLIASIGHYIYSQTSDALFVHLYVGSNIQTEIGGRSVEIVQETNYPWDGTVRLTISPESAQEFTLGLRIPGWCRGAEVTINGENVDIAPLTKKGYAYIRRVWRQGDEMVLHFSMPVERIKAHPQVRANAGKVALQRGPIVYCLEEVDNGPNLANLFLPRDAQLEAHFEPDLLEGVVVITGTAERMDESAWNDELYRPIEPRTYQVPFRAIPYYAWCNRGEGEMTVWVNEK; from the coding sequence ATGATAGGGGGAATCAAAGTGGAAAAAGCTACAATAAGGGCAAATGTCAAGGATCGGTTTTGGAAACGATATATCGATGTCGTCCGGAACGAAGTCGTTCCTTACCAGTGGGAAGCGCTTAATGACCGCATCCCAGGCGCTGAACCAAGCCATGCAATCGAAAATTTCCGCATCGCCGCTGGCGAATCAGATGGAGAATTTTACGGGATGGTCTTTCAAGACAGTGATGTGGCGAAATGGCTCGAAGCGGTGGCGTATTTACTCGAGGAAAAGCGCGACTCGGAATTGGAAGCACTCGCGGATGACGTGATTGAGCTGCTTGGCCGCGCTCAGCAGCCGGACGGCTATCTCAACACGTATTATACGGTCAAGGAGCCTGGAAAACGATGGACAAACTTACGGGACAATCATGAACTGTATTGCGCCGGCCATTTGATCGAAGCGGCAGTTGCTTATTTCCAGGCTACAGGCAAACGGCGCTTTTTAGACATTATGTGCAAATATGCCGACTATATCGGTACGGTATTCGGCCGCGGGGAAGGCCAAATTCCTGGATACGACGGACATCAGGAAATTGAGTTGGCGCTGTTGAAATTGTATGAGGCGACTGGAAACGAGAACTATTTAAAACTGAGCCAATATTTTATTGATCAGCGCGGGCAGCAACCTCATTACTTTGATCAGGAAAAAGAAGCAAGAGGGGAAACGAAGCCATTTTGGTATGACGGCGGGTATCGTTACCATCAGGCGCACATTCCGGTCAGGGAACAAAAACAAGCTGTTGGGCATGCGGTGCGGGCGCTCTATATGTATACCGCCATGGCTGGACTGGCGGCGAAAACGGGAGACGAATCGTTGAAACAAGCATGCCAAACGTTATGGGAAAACGTGACGAAACGGCAAATGTATATCACGGGCGGCGTCGGCTCGAGCGCTTTTGGCGAATCGTTTACGTTTGATTTTGATTTGCCGAATGATACGGTCTATGCCGAGACGTGCGCGTCAATTGCGTTAGTGTTTTGGGCCCGCCGCATGCTGGAACTGGAGATGGATGGGAAGTACGCGGATGTGATGGAACGGGCGCTATACAACGGAACGATCAGCGGCATGGATTTGGACGGCAAGAGATTCTTTTATGTCAACTCGCTCGAAGTGTGGCCGAAGGCATGTGAACGCCATGACAAACGCCATGTGAAACCGGTGCGGCAAAAATGGTTCAGCTGTGCGTGCTGCCCGCCGAACTTGGCCCGTCTCATCGCCTCGATCGGCCATTATATTTATTCACAAACATCGGATGCGTTGTTCGTCCACCTTTATGTCGGCAGCAACATTCAAACGGAAATAGGCGGTCGGTCAGTCGAGATCGTGCAAGAGACGAATTATCCTTGGGATGGAACGGTTCGATTGACGATTTCGCCGGAATCAGCCCAGGAATTTACACTTGGATTGCGCATTCCTGGATGGTGCCGGGGAGCGGAGGTAACGATCAATGGGGAAAACGTAGACATTGCGCCGCTGACCAAAAAAGGGTACGCTTATATCCGTCGAGTGTGGCGGCAAGGGGATGAAATGGTCCTTCACTTCTCGATGCCGGTCGAGCGGATTAAGGCGCATCCCCAAGTGCGCGCCAATGCCGGCAAAGTTGCGTTGCAGCGCGGGCCGATTGTGTATTGTTTGGAAGAAGTCGATAACGGACCGAATTTGGCAAATTTGTTCCTTCCGCGCGATGCCCAGTTGGAAGCGCACTTTGAGCCGGACTTGCTAGAAGGGGTTGTAGTGATCACCGGAACCGCCGAACGAATGGATGAATCAGCATGGAATGATGAATTGTATCGCCCGATTGAACCCCGAACCTATCAAGTTCCGTTCCGTGCGATTCCTTATTATGCCTGGTGCAACCGTGGGGAAGGGGAGATGACGGTGTGGGTGAATGAGAAATAG
- a CDS encoding sn-glycerol-1-phosphate dehydrogenase: MNPIIEEIVPLVKQCDCGHLHYDIPIEQMTVGCDAFEQLLAYLRHKRYEKVAVVADERTFAAAGESLCDELENKSIRYTICLVQPDENGDVIADERSIVQVLLETPNDVDVFVAVGAGTIHDITRFSSHKMKVPFISVPTAPSVDGFTSMGAPLIIRGVKKTIQAQAPVAVFAHTGVLSQAPKEMIAAGFGDMVAKYTSLVDWQFAHWMADEPYCPFVHQLTEQSLKACVDHIDDIADGGEQGIRVLMNALLQSGIAMLLMGQSYSASGAEHHLSHYWEMEFLRRNKRQVLHGAKVGVATPMIIEHYQRVFWPLWNKLEERPKSIDETARKRLKAKAASIQKLLESLPSPGRVRTMLEKVGGAALPEQLGIDLPLVERSLREAHRLRPNRFTILYFLNEWVLGT, from the coding sequence GTGAACCCAATAATAGAAGAGATCGTGCCATTGGTGAAGCAATGCGATTGTGGCCATCTTCATTATGACATTCCAATTGAACAGATGACGGTGGGATGCGACGCGTTTGAGCAGCTCCTTGCTTATTTGCGCCATAAGCGGTATGAGAAGGTGGCCGTGGTGGCCGATGAGCGGACGTTTGCGGCAGCAGGGGAGTCATTGTGTGATGAACTGGAAAACAAATCAATCCGCTATACAATATGCCTCGTGCAACCGGACGAAAATGGGGATGTCATCGCCGATGAACGTTCGATTGTGCAAGTGCTGTTGGAAACGCCGAACGATGTTGATGTTTTCGTTGCCGTAGGGGCGGGAACGATTCACGACATTACTCGTTTTAGCAGTCATAAAATGAAGGTTCCGTTTATTTCGGTTCCTACTGCTCCATCGGTGGACGGATTTACGTCAATGGGAGCTCCGCTCATCATTCGTGGGGTGAAAAAAACCATTCAAGCACAGGCGCCGGTCGCTGTATTTGCTCATACAGGTGTGTTGTCCCAAGCTCCAAAAGAGATGATCGCCGCTGGATTTGGCGATATGGTGGCGAAGTATACGTCATTGGTCGACTGGCAGTTTGCCCACTGGATGGCCGATGAGCCCTATTGTCCATTTGTTCACCAGCTTACCGAACAATCTCTCAAAGCATGTGTCGACCATATTGATGACATTGCCGATGGCGGTGAACAAGGGATTCGTGTATTAATGAATGCGTTGCTGCAGTCGGGCATTGCGATGTTGCTCATGGGGCAATCGTACTCGGCATCGGGAGCGGAACACCATCTGTCCCACTACTGGGAAATGGAATTTTTGCGTCGGAACAAACGGCAAGTGCTGCACGGGGCGAAGGTTGGCGTAGCGACTCCGATGATCATTGAACACTATCAACGCGTCTTTTGGCCGTTATGGAACAAACTAGAAGAACGACCGAAATCAATAGACGAAACTGCAAGGAAACGACTCAAAGCCAAGGCGGCTTCTATTCAGAAACTGCTTGAATCCTTGCCCTCTCCAGGGCGCGTTCGAACTATGTTAGAGAAAGTAGGAGGGGCCGCTCTCCCGGAACAACTCGGCATCGATCTTCCGTTGGTTGAACGGAGTCTGCGGGAGGCTCATCGATTGCGTCCGAACCGCTTTACGATTCTCTACTTTTTAAATGAATGGGTTTTAGGAACATGA
- a CDS encoding HAD-IIA family hydrolase, which produces MGGGWLLIEEIEGVLIDLDGTIWKGNELISHADKAVAYLRSLGKRIVFVSNRGNWSRRMCHEQLERFGIAAAEEDIILSSTVTAQFFRKHYPLCQVWTLGDEGLREELRHHQVPLAPAPEDADFLIITLHETMTYRDLDLAFRAVHHGARIIATNIDKTFPSEHGNAIDVAGMVGAIEAAASRKVELVLGKPSCFMVEAALRQLKVPPNRCLVIGDSVESDIRMGRMYGMKTALVLTGNTKRNELKALREKERPDYVMDSIYDIVGLGKEIVQ; this is translated from the coding sequence ATGGGAGGGGGATGGCTCTTGATAGAGGAAATTGAAGGGGTGTTGATTGATCTTGATGGGACGATATGGAAGGGAAATGAACTCATTTCGCATGCAGATAAGGCGGTTGCCTACCTCCGTTCGCTTGGAAAACGAATCGTGTTCGTCAGCAACCGTGGCAATTGGTCGCGCCGCATGTGTCATGAACAGCTTGAACGGTTTGGAATTGCGGCGGCGGAAGAGGACATCATTTTATCCTCAACGGTAACGGCCCAATTTTTTCGGAAACATTATCCGCTTTGCCAAGTTTGGACGTTAGGCGACGAAGGATTGCGTGAAGAGCTGCGGCATCACCAGGTGCCGTTGGCGCCAGCTCCCGAAGACGCGGATTTTCTCATCATCACGCTGCATGAAACGATGACGTACCGCGATTTGGATTTGGCATTTCGTGCGGTCCATCATGGGGCGCGAATCATTGCGACCAACATCGATAAAACGTTTCCGAGTGAACATGGGAATGCCATTGATGTCGCCGGGATGGTAGGAGCGATTGAAGCGGCGGCGAGCCGAAAAGTGGAACTTGTGTTAGGGAAGCCTTCTTGTTTTATGGTCGAAGCGGCTTTGCGCCAGCTGAAGGTGCCCCCTAACCGCTGCCTCGTCATCGGTGACAGTGTGGAATCGGATATTCGCATGGGGAGAATGTACGGCATGAAAACCGCTCTTGTGCTGACAGGAAATACGAAGCGCAACGAATTGAAGGCATTGAGGGAAAAAGAACGGCCGGATTATGTGATGGATTCCATTTATGACATCGTGGGGCTTGGAAAGGAGATCGTGCAGTGA
- a CDS encoding aldose epimerase family protein: MNITYEKWSELNGNDILLFTLTNDRGIQLSATNFGCIVTKLLVPDRMGNIENVVLGFDRFEPYVENAPYFGAVIGRVAGRIQGASFELEGATYELAKNENNNHLHGGPGGFHRVLWQAEPVWGDDAVGVVFSYTSPDGEEGYPGTVDVQVAYWLNNDNEWTVTYRARSDKTTLVNLTNHTYFNLSGNGKRDILDHTLAIQSSRVLELNDELIPTGRVLDVAGTPFDLRQGKMIREAVESGHPQIELVGGGYDHPFWLDRHHDKEIVLSDQESGRTLTVETDEVGVVVYTSNQLPEGMDLGGVPSRKYLGVCLETQGLPDAIHHPQFPSIILPADKERVSTTVYRFGGRTS; this comes from the coding sequence ATGAACATTACATACGAAAAGTGGTCCGAACTGAATGGAAACGATATTCTCTTGTTCACCTTGACAAACGATCGCGGCATACAATTGTCCGCGACGAACTTTGGGTGCATCGTGACCAAACTGCTGGTTCCTGACCGGATGGGCAACATTGAAAATGTGGTGCTTGGGTTTGACCGATTTGAGCCGTATGTCGAGAACGCCCCTTATTTCGGCGCCGTGATTGGCCGGGTGGCGGGGCGCATTCAAGGGGCGAGTTTTGAGCTTGAAGGGGCCACGTACGAGTTGGCGAAAAACGAAAACAACAACCATCTGCACGGCGGCCCGGGCGGATTCCACCGCGTGCTTTGGCAGGCGGAACCGGTTTGGGGCGATGATGCGGTCGGGGTCGTCTTTTCGTACACAAGCCCGGACGGGGAAGAAGGGTATCCGGGAACGGTTGATGTGCAAGTGGCGTATTGGCTCAACAATGACAACGAATGGACCGTCACCTACCGGGCTCGTTCGGACAAAACGACGCTTGTCAACTTGACGAACCATACGTATTTTAACCTAAGCGGCAACGGCAAGCGCGATATTTTAGACCATACGCTGGCCATCCAAAGCTCTCGCGTACTCGAATTGAATGACGAGCTGATTCCGACAGGCCGCGTCTTGGATGTCGCCGGCACGCCGTTTGATTTGCGGCAAGGAAAGATGATCCGGGAGGCGGTTGAATCCGGACACCCGCAAATCGAACTCGTCGGCGGGGGCTATGACCATCCGTTTTGGCTCGACCGGCATCATGACAAGGAAATTGTTCTTTCCGACCAAGAGAGCGGACGAACGTTGACGGTGGAGACGGACGAAGTCGGCGTGGTCGTGTACACATCGAACCAGCTGCCGGAAGGAATGGATTTAGGCGGCGTGCCGTCGCGGAAATATCTCGGTGTTTGCCTCGAAACGCAAGGGCTGCCGGATGCGATTCATCATCCGCAGTTTCCGTCGATCATATTGCCAGCTGACAAGGAGCGAGTATCAACGACGGTCTATCGGTTTGGCGGGCGGACATCATAG